The following are from one region of the Corylus avellana chromosome ca1, CavTom2PMs-1.0 genome:
- the LOC132167136 gene encoding putative disease resistance RPP13-like protein 1, giving the protein MAVGEAFLSAFLQVLFDRLASREFIDLVRSRKYDDLLEKLKITLLTVTALLNDAEEKQFHSPAVEKWLHMAKDVLYDAEDILDELATEALKCKVEAESQASPNQVWNWSFISTPSSREIESKLKNIIEKLQLIAKYKEALGLKDSVGGSSSGLKQRLPTTSLVDETCVYGRNHEKGLIIELLLRDAPIMNRIGVVPIFGMGGIGKTTLAQIVYNDERVEEHFDLRIWVCVSDQFDVVRVTKTIFRSITWENTDLNDLNLLQVSLKGKLVGKRFLLVLDDVWNKRNNDWDLLWKPLKTGARGSKILVTTRNRDVASSMGTVPAHHLRGLSFDDCWSLFTSQAFENRNIDFYPNLEAIGREVVEKCEGLPLAAKRLGILLRSRQEEDEWKDILNRKIWDLPDDESDILQSLRLSYHHLPAHLKQCFAYCSIFPPGYEFDKDSLVLLWMAEGFVLQPNAKKRLEDVGGEYFLELVSRSFFQESIDKESRFMMHGLMKDLAHIVSGEFCFRLEDNLKDGNQNRIHEKARHSSYLRGRRDVLSKFDAFNGFERLRTFLPLDPTGTIGISYLANQVPRDLLPKLRYLRVLSFNACCLTELPDSIGDLKHLRYLDLSHTAIKTLPDSTGTLYNLQTLILLQCRSLTKLPADMGKLMCLRHLCMSGSRLKEMPQQICRLKNLQTLSTFTVGKDGGLGIRDLRDMSQLQGSLVISGLQNVVSFTDAMEANLKDKQGLDQLVFQWSNGFEDSVNFVDAEGVPDQTVFPWRNSIEDSVNYVVAEGVSDMSQDSVRGMESYTHEPAEQTLGWSNSLGSSRNESVETDVLEMLQPHRNITQIIIRDYGGTIFPTWIGSPLFSNLIVLRLSNCSKCSHLPPVGQLPSLKDLMVEGMEGIKRIGAEFYGDGCFSAMPFPSLETLKFENMLLWEEWSSSGVEGRGDFNNLQQIEIRNCPKLRKLLHHFPALKKMSIMGCEALESLPRVLTVDENLKQGSEFPCLLELSIRTCPNLRELPHLFPSLAMLEINGCQELAELPGLPSIRELEVNKFDERVLQSIGNLSSLTYLRVCQISMLICLLERFLQKLTALEELQIANLGELTTLSNELGLQNLHCLQRLEISGCPFLKELPQSLYELSSLKELRVSKCPSLVSFPATGLPSTLIRLEIKDCKALMFLPEWKMLNNEKVFPLLEYLVIEGCSSLKSLPGGQLPSTLKKIEIHDCMSLESLPEQMQSNICLEFFKISCCHSIMFFSEGTFGLSTVTSSTVMNLKELFISSCKNLKSLPGGLHNLKRLDYLEVVECPLLLSFPEPGLPTKLRSVKISNCRSLKYLPNQMYSLTSLEELRIDGCSSLASFPEGGLPANLLSLSILDSENLRPSYEWGLHRLTCLMDLSFGGCQGLVSFPDKCLLPSNLSSLHLERLPNLESLPQGLENLTSLDNLEIWECDRLVALPDSSNTLELGFLGYPLIYSY; this is encoded by the coding sequence ATGGCTGTGGGAGAGGCTTTTCTCTCAGCTTTCCTTCAAGTGTTGTTTGACAGATTGGCTTCCCGCGAGTTCATAGACTTGGTACGCAGCAGGAAGTACGATGATTTGCTGGAAAAGTTGAAGATCACATTGCTGACTGTCACAGCACTGCTTAATGACGCAGAGGAGAAGCAGTTTCATAGCCCTGCAGTGGAGAAGTGGCTGCACATGGCTAAAGATGTTCTTTATGATGCAGAGGACATATTGGATGAGCTTGCTACCGAAGCTTTGAAATGTAAGGTGGAAGCTGAATCTCAGGCCAGCCCAAATCAGGTATGGAACTGGAGCTTCATCTCCACCCCATCTAGTAGAGAGATAGAgtccaaattgaaaaatattattgagaAGTTACAATTAATTGCGAAATATAAAGAAGCCCTTGGTTTGAAAGACAGTGTTGGAGGAAGCTCGTCGGGGCTCAAACAAAGATTACCAACAACTTCATTGGTAGATGAAACTTGTGTCTATGGCAGAAATCATGAAAAGGGTTTGATAATCGAGCTGCTCCTGAGGGATGCACCAATTATGAATAGAATTGGTGTAGTTCCTATATTCGGGATGGGTGGTATTGGCAAGACGACTCTTGCTCAAATTGTTTACAACGATGAAAGAGTAGAGGAGCATTTTGATTTAAGAATTTGGgtgtgtgtgtctgatcaatTTGATGTAGTGAGggtaacaaaaacaatttttaggtCAATCACTTGGGAAAATACTGATCTCAATGACTTAAATCTGCTTCAAGTTAGTTTGAAAGGGAAACTGGTCGGGAAGAGATTTTTGCTTGTTTTGGATGATGTTTGGAACAAGAGAAATAATGATTGGGATCTCTTATGGAAACCATTAAAAACAGGGGCAAGAGGAAGTAAAATATTGGTGACAACGAGGAATAGGGATGTTGCATCAAGCATGGGGACAGTTCCAGCTCATCATTTGAGAGGTTTATCATTTGATGATTGCTGGTCATTGTTCACAAGTCAAGCATTTGAGAATAGAAACATTGATTTCTATCCAAATTTGGAGGCAATTGGTAGGGAGGTTGTGGAAAAGTGTGAAGGTTTGCCCTTAGCTGCAAAGAGACTGGGAATCCTATTGCGCTCTAGACAAGAAGAAGACGAATGGAAAGATATATTGAATAGGAAAATATGGGATCTAcctgatgatgaaagtgataTTCTTCAGAGTCTAAGACTAAGCTATCATCACCTTCCTGCGCATTTGAAGCAATGTTTTGCATATTGTTCAATATTCCCTCCGGGATATGAATTTGACAAGGACTCGCTGGTTTTGTTATGGATGGCAGAAGGATTTGTGTTGCAACCTAATGCCAAGAAAAGATTGGAAGATGTGGGTGGCGAATATTTTCTCGAGCTAGTATCAAGGTCATTCTTTCAAGAATCTATTGACAAGGAGTCGCGATTTATGATGCATGGCCTCATGAAAGATTTAGCTCATATTGTTTCTGGAGAATTTTGTTTCAGATTGGAGGATAACCTAAAGGATGGTAATCAAAACAGAATTCATGAGAAGGCTCGCCATTCCTCGTACTTACGCGGCAGACGCGACGTGCTCTCAAAATTTGATGCCTTCAATGGATTTGAACGCTTACGCACCTTCCTACCGTTAGATCCAACTGGCACTATTGGAATTAGCTATTTGGCTAATCAAGTCCCTCGTGATCTCTTACCAAAGCTAAGATATCTACGAGTGTTGTCATTTAATGCTTGTTGCCTCACTGAATTGCCAGATTCCATTGGTGACTTAAAACATCTACGCTACCTGGACCTTTCTCACACAGCAATTAAAACATTACCTGACTCAACTGGTACTCTTTACAATTTACAAACATTGATCCTATTGCAATGTCGCTCTCTCACTAAGTTGCCTGCAGATATGGGGAAGCTAATGTGCTTACGGCATCTTTGCATGAGTGGAAGCAGGTTAAAAGAGATGCCACAGCAAATTTGTAGATTGAAGAATCTTCAAACATTATCTACTTTCACAGTGGGTAAAGATGGTGGGCTAGGAATCAGAGACTTGAGAGACATGTCACAACTTCAAGGATCACTTGTCATTTCCGGACTGCAAAACGTTGTCAGCTTTACCGATGCAATGGAGGCTAATTTGAAGGACAAGCAGGGACTTGATCAGTTGGTATTCCAATGGAGTAACGGCTTTGAAGATTCAGTTAATTTTGTGGATGCAGAGGGAGTACCTGATCAGACGGTATTCCCATGGAGAAACAGCATCGAAGATTCAGTTAATTATGTGGTTGCAGAGGGAGTATCTGACATGTCACAGGATTCAGTTCGAGGCATGGAATCTTATACACATGAACCTGCTGAGCAAACACTGGGATGGAGCAACAGTTTGGGTAGTTCAAGAAATGAATCAGTTGAAACAGATGTTCTTGAGATGTTGCAACCGCACAGAAACATAACGCAAATCATTATCAGGGACTATGGAGGTACAATATTCCCAACTTGGATTGGATCTCCTTTGTTCTCCAATCTGATCGTTCTAAGACTTAGTAATTGTTCAAAGTGTAGTCATCTACCACCAGTTGGGCAGCTGCCCTCTCTCAAAGACCTCATGGTTGAAGGAATGGAAGGAATTAAAAGAATAGGCGCTGAGTTCTATGGTGATGGCTGTTTTTCTGCTATGCCTTTTCCATCCTTGGAGACTTTAAAGTTTGAAAACATGTTACTGTGGGAGGAGTGGTCTTCTTCTGGAGTTGAAGGCAGAGGAGACTTCAATAACCTGCAACAGATTGAAATCCGTAACTGTCCTAAGCTAAGAAAATTGTTACACCACTTTCCTGCCTTGAAAAAAATGAGTATTATGGGGTGTGAAGCATTGGAAAGTCTTCCAAGGGTTTTGACAGTTGatgaaaacttaaaacaagGCAGTGAATTCCCTTGCCTCCTTGAGCTTTCTATACGGACATGTCCCAACCTGAGGGAACTACCCCATCTTTTTCCTTCATTGGCAATGCTTGAAATAAATGGATGCCAAGAATTGGCTGAACTTCCGGGGCTTCCTTCAATCCGTGAATTAGAAGTAAATAAGTTTGATGAAAGGGTGTTACAAAGCATAGGTAACCTGTCCTCGCTTACTTACCTGCGTGTGTGTCAAATTTCCATGCTCATATGTTTGCTTGAAAGGTTTCTTCAAAAGTTAACAGCTCTTGAAGAATTACAGATTGCTAATCTTGGTGAGCTCACAACTTTGTCCAATGAACTCGGATTGCAAAATCTCCATTGCCTCCAGCGTTTGGAGATTTCCGGATGTCCATTCTTAAAGGAGTTGCCACAAAGTTTATACGAACTTTCATCTCTTAAGGAGTTGAGGGTCTCAAAATGTCCCTCGCTTGTGTCCTTTCCTGCGACAGGCTTGCCTTCCACGCTCATAAGACTTGAGATCAAGGATTGTAAGGCTCTGATGTTCCTCCCTGAGTGGAAGATGCTTAACAATGAGAAGGTGTTTCCTTTACTTGAATACTTGGTAATTGAAGGCTGCTCTTCTCTCAAATCTTTACCAGGAGGCCAGTTGCCCAGCAcgcttaaaaaaattgaaatccatGACTGCATGAGTTTAGAGTCACTTCCGGAGCAGATGCAAAGCAATATCTGTCTTGaattctttaaaatttcatGTTGTCATTCTATCATGTTCTTCTCGGAAGGAACTTTTGGGCTGTCCACTGTCACATCCAGCACTGTCATGAACCTTAAGGAGCTCTTCATTAGTAGTTGTAAGAACCTCAAGTCATTACCTGGAGGCCTACACAACCTCAAGCGTCTCGATTACTTAGAAGTAGTTGAGTGCCCACTTCTTTTGTCTTTTCCAGAACCTGGCTTGCCAACCAAGCTGCGATCAGTAAAAATCTCTAATTGCAGGAGTCTCAAGTACCTACCAAATCAGATGTATAGCCTCACATCTCTTGAAGAACTACGCATAGATGGTTGCTCAAGTCTTGCATCATTTCCAGAGGGGGGCTTACCGGCCAATCTGCTGTCACTCTCAATCTTAGACTCTGAGAATCTCAGGCCCTCATATGAGTGGGGGCTGCACAGACTCACTTGTCTAATGGACTTGTCCTTTGGTGGATGTCAAGGGTTGGTATCTTTTCCTGACAAGTGTTTGCTGCCTTCTAATTTATCCTCTCTTCATCTTGAGCGACTGCCAAATCTTGAATCTCTGCCCCAGGGACTGGAAAACCTCACCTCTCTTGATAATCTGGAAATATGGGAATGTGACAGGCTTGTGGCCTTGCCAGACAGCTCAAATACTTTAGAGTTGGGGTTTTTAGGATATCCTTTGATATACAGTTACTAG